The candidate division WOR-3 bacterium DNA window CGAGAATAGCATTATCTCTTCGGGCTTTGGACATAGTATCAGGGTGGAATTGTGATAATATCTGTGAGTTTGTCGTGAAGATTGGCTTTATCATACTGTCATGAACCGAACGATGGCTCTGATATTCAATCGAGTCACTCAATGGTTCATATCAAGGAGGTTGTATGCAAAGCACGTTACGGATCTTTGTTGTCTGTGCTCTATTGGTTCTCGGCATTCAGATGTCGACAGCAGATACCATTGCGGAGCAAAATGTTTTGGACGAGGAGGTTGAGATGAGTAAGGCGTATACGTTCAACAGTGTAAACAACCCGCATGATGAACTGGCAGAAATTGAGAAAACAATAAGAGCCAACATCGAGTGGGCAGTACATGATAAAGATACCGCGATGTCGTACTCAAGTATCGTGAATAACGATGAGTTGTTTTTCTTCCAGACCGATTCAAGGAGCACGATTAGAGGATTTGATGCTTTCAAAAATATGACCGAGAAGTTCTTTATGCGTGACGACTTCAAGGCGATCAAGGTCGTGATAAAAGACCTTCGCATTCACATGTCGCCGAGCATGAAGACGGCATGGTGGTCCTGCATACTAGATGACTATAACGAATTTCAGGGGAAACCAGCGAACTGGGAGAATGTACGGTGGAGCGGCGTGCTGGAAAAGATAGACGGAAAATGGAAGATATTCCAGATGCACTTCTCCAAGGCGGAGGATCTGATCACTGAATGAGAGGGAACGTTCTATTCGCTATTCCCGTTATTTTCGCTATTATCGCTGCAACACCATTTAGAATTCCCCTCGGGAGCTGCCTCGGGACACTGAATTCTGCGGCCAAACTTTGTACTTGGGCAGAATTCGTGTCGAAATTCGAATTGCGAAATTGTAATTTGGCTTCGTGGGAGGGTGAATGATATTCTACCAGGATCCATTTTTTTGGGCGCTGATTAGTATGTTCTCCCTGGTCGGCGGTGGTGTGATAGTAAGCAGCAAGAAGTTGGGGAATTCTGTTATTTCCGGCGCGGTAATAGTGACCACATTCGTCTTAGCAAGGGGTATTCTTGTGCTGCCCTTCTGCCCGCAGCCTCGTTTCATCGCGAATGGCTGGAACTGGATTGTCGGTGGTGCGATATTTACCGTAGGATTGATCTTCAGTATCCCTGCTTTGTCGATCAAGCCGCTCACCAAGCCACATGGGCAGATGAAAATGGTGACAACGGGATTCTACGCGATCGTCAGAAATCCGATATACCTGGGTGAAGTTCTCTGGTTTCTTGGTTGGGCCGTAATGTTCCGTTCCACTATCGGCCTGGCGCTCGTACCCTTGTGGTGGGTTGCACTGCTACTTCACACTCTGGTTGAGGAAGAGGCGCTTGAACATGCTCTAGGTGAGAAATATCTCGATTACAAAAGAAAGATACGCGGCCGTATTATCCCAGGCCTTCCGATATAAAACAGAAGCTCCGCACCAGGAAACAATCCGGGTTGGTCTCCAGGTCTATTTTTCGATGTAAATTCCTTCTGTGGTGTATGACTTGACACGAAAATCTTAATTGTTATAATCGCTCAGTGTGTGATTGACGCAGACAGTATTCGTCGCGTCGTTATTCTGTAGAGAAAAGGAGAGTGGTATGGAAATTGTGAATCTGTACGTAGCATGGGTATGTATGCTTGCAGGTGCCATATTCGGTGCACTGAGCGGTTTGTTTTTCCATAAACAGGAATGGATGGGCGGATACGGTTCATGGCAGCGTCGTATGATGCGCCTTGGCCATATATCATTCTTCGGACTTGCCTTCGTGAACTTCGCATTTGTCTTCACTGTATCCTATCTTGGTCTCAATAACCATATTATCTTGCCGTCTCGGTTACTGGTCATAGGCACGTTGACCATGCCGCTCGTTTGTGTCCTTTCGGTCCATAGAACATTCTTCCGGCACTTCTTCTTCATTCCGGTATTGAGCATCATGGCGGCAATGATAATTTTTATAGTGAGGGGGTTAGTAACATGAAGATAGGTCTTGTTGCCATGAGCGGTATCCGCTGTCGTGACAATGAGTTGCTCGAGCTTGGATTGACCCTGCCCGGATTTGTCGAGCGCAGCAAGGTGATCGCTGCTCTGCCAAGCCTTGGGTTGCTGACCCTGGCCGGTATGACTCCAAAGGAGTACAAGGTTGATTACACAGAGATCCCCGATATCAAGGAACTCGATTCGTTGCCACTACAGTGGGATCTTGTCGGCATTTCAAGTTACTGCGCTCAAATCGACGAGGCTTATGAGCTTGCCCGGCAGTACAAAGCTGTCGGTGTGCCGGTTGTGCTAGGTGGTCCGCATGTGAGTCACATGCCCGACGAGGCAGCCAAATACTGTGATTCGGTAGTCATCGGAGAGGGCGAAGTCACCTGGCTTGAAGTCTTGCGTGATTGCGGGAAGGGCAAGCTCAAGAGACAATACGGTTCAGTCGAGAACAGCTTTGACCTGAAGAATGCACCGATGCCGGCGTTTGAGTTGCTCGATATCTCCAAATATAATCGCCTCACAGTGCAAACCAGTCGCGGTTGCACACATCTTTGTGAATTTTGTGGCAGCTCGCCTTTAATTACCAAAAGGTATAGTCAAAAACCAGTCGACAAGGTGATCGCTGAGATAGATAAGATAAAGAATCTCTGGGAAGGCAGGTTCATTGAATTTGTCGATGACAATGCGGTCGTTGATAAGAAGTATTGGAGAGAGTTGCTGACAAAATTGAAGACAAGAAGGATACGGTGGTTTGCAGAGACAGATCTGTCGGTCAGCGAGGATGATGCATTGCTTGATTTGATGCGCGCGAGCGGCTGCGCGCAGGTCTTGATCGGGCTAGAAAGTCCGGTCGAGGCGGGTTTGGACGGCCTCGAACTGCGTAGCAACTGGAAATACAAGCAG harbors:
- a CDS encoding B12-binding domain-containing radical SAM protein, which gives rise to MKIGLVAMSGIRCRDNELLELGLTLPGFVERSKVIAALPSLGLLTLAGMTPKEYKVDYTEIPDIKELDSLPLQWDLVGISSYCAQIDEAYELARQYKAVGVPVVLGGPHVSHMPDEAAKYCDSVVIGEGEVTWLEVLRDCGKGKLKRQYGSVENSFDLKNAPMPAFELLDISKYNRLTVQTSRGCTHLCEFCGSSPLITKRYSQKPVDKVIAEIDKIKNLWEGRFIEFVDDNAVVDKKYWRELLTKLKTRRIRWFAETDLSVSEDDALLDLMRASGCAQVLIGLESPVEAGLDGLELRSNWKYKQLPKYRQAIRKIQSHGIRVTGCFIFGLDGQTPDIFDTVWKFAKETELFDVQMTFMTPFAGTPVYDRLSNEKRLLEERDWQKCTLFDVMFKPTDMSVDELRNGFRKLGVAIYGEEATLLRRETFKKYLRGAIRKETETS
- a CDS encoding nuclear transport factor 2 family protein, with amino-acid sequence MQSTLRIFVVCALLVLGIQMSTADTIAEQNVLDEEVEMSKAYTFNSVNNPHDELAEIEKTIRANIEWAVHDKDTAMSYSSIVNNDELFFFQTDSRSTIRGFDAFKNMTEKFFMRDDFKAIKVVIKDLRIHMSPSMKTAWWSCILDDYNEFQGKPANWENVRWSGVLEKIDGKWKIFQMHFSKAEDLITE
- a CDS encoding isoprenylcysteine carboxylmethyltransferase family protein → MIFYQDPFFWALISMFSLVGGGVIVSSKKLGNSVISGAVIVTTFVLARGILVLPFCPQPRFIANGWNWIVGGAIFTVGLIFSIPALSIKPLTKPHGQMKMVTTGFYAIVRNPIYLGEVLWFLGWAVMFRSTIGLALVPLWWVALLLHTLVEEEALEHALGEKYLDYKRKIRGRIIPGLPI